In Microbacterium lushaniae, the following are encoded in one genomic region:
- a CDS encoding LLM class F420-dependent oxidoreductase produces the protein MHVPRADRRVRIAAQVKPQHAEYDEIRRALAAAEETGVDVVFTWDHFFPLSGDPDGAHFEAWTMLAAWAESTERAELGVLVSSNSYRNPRLLADMARTVDHISDRGAGGRLILGIGAGWAERDHVEYGYAFGTPGDRLRKLDADVATIRDRWGKLNPAPTRQIPVLIGGGGEKVTLRIAARHADVWHGFGDVGAIAHKHAVLDGWCHQIGRDPADIERSAGVSPKPGRFAEDVDDYPANAEALFTVGTRLFTVGLEAPRWDLGPLRDLVAWRDDRNRSRG, from the coding sequence CTGCACGTTCCTCGCGCGGACCGACGCGTGCGAATCGCAGCTCAGGTCAAGCCGCAACATGCCGAGTACGACGAGATTCGTCGCGCGCTGGCCGCCGCCGAGGAGACCGGCGTGGATGTGGTGTTCACCTGGGACCACTTCTTTCCGCTATCCGGCGACCCCGATGGCGCCCACTTCGAGGCATGGACGATGCTGGCAGCGTGGGCCGAGTCCACCGAACGCGCGGAGCTCGGCGTACTCGTCTCGTCCAACAGCTACCGAAATCCTCGGTTGTTGGCGGACATGGCCCGCACCGTCGACCACATCAGCGACCGCGGTGCTGGTGGGCGTCTCATCCTCGGCATCGGCGCAGGCTGGGCAGAGCGGGACCATGTCGAGTACGGCTACGCCTTCGGCACCCCGGGAGATCGGCTGCGCAAGCTGGATGCTGACGTCGCCACCATCCGGGACCGGTGGGGGAAGCTCAACCCCGCGCCGACTCGGCAGATCCCGGTCCTGATCGGTGGGGGCGGCGAGAAGGTCACCCTGCGGATCGCTGCGCGGCACGCCGATGTCTGGCACGGATTCGGCGACGTGGGAGCGATCGCTCACAAGCACGCGGTACTGGACGGTTGGTGTCATCAGATTGGCCGCGATCCGGCTGACATCGAGAGATCGGCGGGAGTGAGTCCCAAGCCCGGGCGGTTCGCCGAGGACGTTGACGACTATCCCGCAAACGCGGAAGCGCTCTTCACCGTTGGGACCCGCTTGTTCACCGTCGGTCTCGAGGCGCCCCGTTGGGATCTGGGACCTCTCCGCGACCTCGTTGCGTGGCGCGATGACCGTAACCGATCTCGTGGATAG
- a CDS encoding CPBP family intramembrane glutamic endopeptidase — protein MQKNPASTRRAATLRGQLLFFALACAVISGGFWMALPLVGGAVTTSPGIWLYSLGACGPSLAALLAVLLLSRGDVPRRRIRRPWVWVPAALVLGALPAVVSAVIVSGGRLGAHAGETITSMGGLLPFIAIFLLTGPIAEEFGWRGYVQPRLRMRLGVLPTAAVLGATWAVWHLPLFLLAGTGQHAMGLFTPRAGVYLLTMVPLSVLFLFVSEWLSGGVWAAIVLHFAGNATGALLPQANLAGGLAQLGVVVALACGCLWAWRRIPPRSATRSTDSHFVPVGG, from the coding sequence ATGCAAAAAAATCCGGCGAGCACTCGGCGTGCGGCGACACTGCGTGGGCAGCTTCTCTTCTTCGCGCTGGCGTGTGCGGTCATCAGCGGAGGATTCTGGATGGCTCTCCCTCTCGTCGGTGGTGCCGTGACGACGTCGCCAGGGATCTGGCTGTACTCGCTCGGTGCGTGCGGTCCGTCATTGGCCGCGCTCCTTGCGGTGCTCCTGCTCAGCCGAGGGGACGTGCCGCGCCGGCGCATCCGGCGTCCATGGGTGTGGGTGCCCGCCGCCTTGGTGCTCGGCGCGCTCCCCGCAGTCGTCAGCGCGGTGATCGTCTCCGGCGGTCGACTCGGCGCGCACGCCGGCGAGACGATCACCTCGATGGGCGGCTTGCTCCCGTTCATCGCGATTTTCCTGCTCACCGGGCCCATCGCCGAAGAGTTCGGTTGGCGCGGGTACGTTCAGCCGCGCCTGCGCATGCGGCTGGGAGTGCTGCCTACCGCCGCCGTGTTGGGGGCGACGTGGGCCGTCTGGCACTTACCGCTCTTCCTGTTGGCCGGCACCGGTCAGCATGCGATGGGGCTCTTCACGCCGCGCGCCGGCGTGTACCTCCTGACGATGGTCCCGTTATCGGTGTTGTTTCTCTTCGTGTCCGAGTGGCTGTCTGGGGGAGTATGGGCAGCGATCGTTCTCCACTTCGCCGGTAACGCGACGGGCGCACTGCTGCCGCAGGCGAATCTCGCCGGCGGGCTCGCTCAACTGGGCGTGGTGGTCGCTCTGGCCTGCGGGTGTCTGTGGGCGTGGCGAAGGATTCCGCCGCGATCGGCGACTCGATCGACGGACTCGCATTTTGTGCCAGTCGGCGGCTAG
- a CDS encoding nuclear transport factor 2 family protein — MDHEAAQDFASRWVEAWNAHDLDGVLSHFAEDAIFTSPVARQLLPHTEGVLRGKEAIRAYWQLGLERIPDLHFDLEAIYLGVQTVVINYRNHAGKLVSEVLEFGSDGLVVAGAGTYSTTDATSARPMPQ; from the coding sequence ATGGATCACGAAGCAGCCCAGGATTTCGCCAGCCGCTGGGTCGAGGCGTGGAATGCACACGACCTCGATGGGGTCTTGTCGCACTTCGCTGAGGACGCGATCTTCACTTCGCCTGTAGCTCGCCAGCTTCTCCCTCACACGGAGGGCGTACTGCGTGGGAAGGAAGCGATACGGGCATACTGGCAACTGGGCCTGGAGCGCATTCCCGATCTGCATTTCGATCTGGAAGCCATCTACCTCGGCGTACAAACCGTCGTCATCAACTACCGGAATCACGCGGGGAAACTCGTCAGCGAGGTGCTTGAGTTCGGCTCGGATGGCCTGGTCGTCGCAGGCGCAGGCACGTATTCGACGACGGACGCCACCTCGGCACGCCCCATGCCGCAGTGA
- a CDS encoding DUF3224 domain-containing protein, protein MPSAESTFQVQDYESVEWSPEITTGLPTGHAHIRKAFTGALSGRAIAQFSYSYDGESNTGTFVALESIEATLDGRQGSFNVVHSSTVQGGAVGPSRSDYLRIVPGSGTGALRGISGDGALWVESDGTHRIRLDYEIPDPPA, encoded by the coding sequence ATGCCGAGCGCTGAATCGACGTTTCAGGTCCAGGATTATGAGTCGGTGGAGTGGTCTCCCGAGATCACCACAGGTTTGCCGACTGGTCACGCGCATATTCGGAAGGCTTTCACGGGGGCCCTGTCGGGCCGTGCAATCGCGCAGTTCAGCTACTCATACGACGGGGAATCCAACACCGGTACCTTCGTCGCTCTGGAGTCGATCGAGGCAACACTGGACGGCAGGCAGGGCAGCTTCAACGTGGTTCACTCCTCGACCGTGCAGGGGGGAGCGGTCGGGCCCTCACGCAGTGACTACTTGCGGATCGTGCCGGGCAGCGGCACTGGTGCTCTCAGGGGCATATCCGGGGACGGTGCCCTTTGGGTGGAGTCGGACGGGACTCATCGCATTCGGCTGGACTACGAGATTCCGGATCCACCGGCATGA
- a CDS encoding helix-turn-helix domain-containing protein, whose product MIDPTRGVLFPHQLPRFTRLAPDPEASELIAWLWIPQWNLAPGVESHQSLLAYPAANIVVEPTEVRLWGATTRASERVLRDSGWAVGAVLRPAALMKLSEAPAELVDGFVEVCAPDLHEAVAAAMPDEQAAANALSRWLIARVGKTTAEGRLANEMSDLLLSDSRILRVEEASRRMLVSTRTFQRLTRRTVGVSPAAMIRRRRLQEAAQRVREGPAGSLAEVAAELGYADHAHLAADFRAELGLTASEYHRIIRSSSDSVAWRLPADAPRRARSGM is encoded by the coding sequence GTGATCGACCCGACGCGCGGTGTTCTCTTCCCGCACCAACTCCCCCGGTTCACGCGGCTGGCGCCGGACCCCGAGGCGTCCGAACTGATTGCGTGGCTATGGATCCCGCAGTGGAACCTGGCTCCGGGTGTGGAGTCGCATCAGAGTCTGCTCGCGTATCCCGCGGCGAACATCGTCGTTGAACCGACGGAAGTGAGGCTGTGGGGCGCGACGACGCGCGCATCGGAGCGCGTGCTCCGCGACAGCGGGTGGGCCGTGGGTGCGGTGCTGCGCCCTGCCGCGCTGATGAAGCTCAGCGAAGCGCCCGCTGAGCTGGTGGACGGCTTCGTCGAGGTCTGCGCACCTGACCTGCACGAGGCGGTCGCCGCGGCCATGCCCGACGAGCAGGCTGCGGCCAACGCCCTATCGCGGTGGCTCATCGCGCGTGTCGGCAAGACGACAGCTGAGGGGCGGCTGGCCAATGAAATGTCTGACTTGTTGCTCAGCGATTCCCGCATCCTCCGCGTCGAGGAAGCGTCGCGGCGGATGCTCGTGTCGACCCGGACATTTCAGCGGCTCACTCGCCGAACGGTGGGCGTGTCGCCCGCTGCGATGATTCGCCGCCGCCGTCTGCAGGAGGCAGCGCAGCGGGTGAGGGAGGGCCCGGCCGGTTCCTTGGCCGAGGTCGCTGCGGAACTGGGATACGCCGACCATGCTCATCTGGCCGCGGACTTCCGAGCCGAGCTGGGGCTGACCGCCTCCGAGTACCACCGGATCATCCGCTCGAGCAGCGACTCGGTCGCCTGGCGCCTACCGGCTGACGCACCGCGCAGGGCCCGATCGGGGATGTGA
- a CDS encoding TetR/AcrR family transcriptional regulator, with the protein MLNTPRRQLLASAAVATLALQGSRGLTHRAVDRAAGVPDGTTSYYFRSRGDLLSAAAHRLAQDDVVKIARIPAGSADQLIDSLAFAVSAEGSDRPSHVARLELTLESTRRPELQTALRESGRAVHEALTERLVSLGISDAAAKSTALLTIMDGLLLDALSGPDARVRSSEQARSVLLLALS; encoded by the coding sequence TTGCTGAACACGCCACGCCGTCAACTGCTCGCGTCCGCTGCCGTCGCCACTCTCGCGCTCCAGGGCAGCCGGGGGCTGACGCACCGCGCGGTCGACCGGGCCGCCGGGGTCCCAGACGGCACCACGTCGTACTACTTCCGGTCGCGCGGCGACCTGCTTTCTGCCGCGGCTCACCGCCTCGCGCAGGATGACGTCGTGAAGATCGCGCGGATCCCTGCCGGCTCCGCAGACCAGCTGATCGACTCGCTGGCCTTCGCCGTCAGCGCTGAAGGCAGCGATCGACCGTCGCATGTCGCGCGGCTCGAACTGACCTTGGAAAGCACGAGGCGGCCAGAGCTGCAAACGGCGTTGCGTGAATCCGGCCGAGCAGTACACGAAGCGCTCACGGAGCGTCTGGTGTCCCTCGGAATTTCGGATGCCGCCGCGAAGTCGACCGCTCTTCTCACGATCATGGACGGTCTTCTCCTCGATGCGTTGTCCGGCCCGGACGCGAGAGTGAGGTCCAGCGAGCAGGCTCGAAGTGTGCTCCTTCTCGCTCTTTCCTGA
- a CDS encoding alpha/beta hydrolase translates to MVVNEIPLLAMLYILIVTAFAVAWDDLLATWQGAVALLAAGAIVVGCARLQARVLQARRAVFHALGEHLGPRRRVWRSRLLPIPIRPGAVRRFKDLPYGAGGRGQRLDLYALRTPAQRPSPVLLYLHGGGYFGGDKRWESLALMYRLALRGWVVVSANYRLRPQVGYPEHLVDAKRAIAWVHRNSVRYGLDPSSLVVCGSSAGAHLALIAALSPGERRFQPGFEDVDTRVAVAIGLYGYYGRYYGRGESEDLPSSPFGFDASAAPPVLLVHGDRDSYTSVEGARALAHQLKSRSKNPVVLAELPGAQHGFDLLASERFEAVVDGIETFLARALARVPQAQRP, encoded by the coding sequence ATGGTCGTGAACGAGATCCCGCTGCTGGCGATGCTGTACATCCTCATCGTCACCGCGTTCGCGGTTGCATGGGACGATCTTCTGGCGACATGGCAGGGCGCGGTCGCGCTGCTCGCCGCGGGCGCCATCGTGGTGGGGTGCGCGAGATTGCAGGCGCGGGTACTGCAGGCGCGACGAGCAGTCTTCCACGCGCTGGGAGAGCACCTCGGGCCACGGCGCCGGGTGTGGCGTTCTCGCTTGCTGCCGATCCCCATTCGTCCTGGGGCCGTACGTCGATTCAAGGACCTGCCCTACGGCGCAGGCGGGCGTGGGCAACGGCTCGACCTCTACGCATTGCGTACTCCCGCACAGAGACCATCGCCGGTCCTCCTGTATCTCCACGGTGGCGGCTACTTCGGAGGGGATAAGCGCTGGGAATCGCTCGCGTTGATGTACCGCCTGGCACTACGCGGCTGGGTTGTGGTGAGCGCCAACTATCGGCTGAGACCTCAGGTCGGGTACCCGGAACATCTCGTCGATGCGAAGCGCGCCATTGCGTGGGTGCACCGGAACTCGGTCAGGTATGGCCTTGACCCATCCTCGCTCGTCGTCTGCGGGAGCTCTGCCGGCGCGCATCTGGCGCTGATCGCCGCCCTGAGCCCCGGCGAACGTCGGTTCCAACCCGGCTTCGAGGACGTCGACACCCGCGTCGCCGTCGCGATCGGGCTCTATGGCTACTACGGGAGATACTACGGCCGGGGCGAATCTGAGGATCTCCCTTCGTCGCCCTTCGGGTTCGATGCCAGCGCAGCACCCCCCGTGCTTCTCGTGCACGGCGACCGGGACAGCTACACCTCCGTCGAGGGGGCGCGGGCGCTTGCCCACCAGTTGAAGTCCCGGTCGAAGAATCCGGTCGTTCTCGCGGAGCTCCCCGGTGCACAGCACGGCTTCGACCTCCTCGCATCCGAACGCTTCGAGGCAGTGGTCGACGGGATCGAAACATTCCTTGCGCGTGCACTCGCCCGCGTTCCCCAGGCGCAGCGCCCGTAG
- a CDS encoding SDR family NAD(P)-dependent oxidoreductase, with translation MRAVLVTGGSGGIGAAVARRFAEAGDRVAVHYASNEAGAEETLRSLHGTGHAAVTGDVGVADGGRAIVAAAIEAVGPLDVLVCNAAVAPGATNRHVIGETSYEDWSAAFQQMVTVNLLGAANLAWAFANHLIGRPAPGAIVNVGSRGAFRGEPEFPAYAASKAGLHALGQSLAVALAPHGISVTSIAPGFVATPRQLAKLDGAEGNALRAQSPFGRVGTPEEIAAAVFWLASPEAAWSSGAILDANGASYLRP, from the coding sequence ATGAGGGCGGTCCTCGTCACGGGAGGCTCCGGCGGGATCGGCGCCGCCGTGGCACGACGATTCGCCGAGGCCGGCGATCGCGTGGCAGTGCACTACGCCAGCAATGAGGCCGGAGCCGAGGAGACTCTCCGCTCCCTCCATGGCACCGGCCATGCGGCCGTGACCGGCGACGTGGGGGTCGCCGACGGCGGGCGCGCCATCGTCGCGGCCGCGATCGAGGCGGTCGGCCCGCTCGATGTCCTCGTGTGCAATGCGGCGGTCGCTCCGGGCGCCACCAATCGCCACGTGATCGGCGAAACCTCGTACGAGGACTGGAGTGCTGCCTTTCAGCAGATGGTGACGGTCAACCTTCTGGGTGCCGCAAATCTGGCGTGGGCGTTCGCGAATCACCTCATCGGTCGCCCCGCCCCTGGCGCCATCGTCAACGTCGGGTCGCGGGGCGCCTTCCGCGGTGAACCCGAATTCCCGGCGTACGCAGCCAGCAAAGCGGGCCTTCACGCGCTCGGCCAGTCGCTGGCGGTCGCTCTGGCTCCGCATGGGATCTCGGTGACATCCATCGCGCCCGGATTCGTGGCGACGCCTCGCCAACTGGCGAAGCTCGACGGAGCCGAGGGCAACGCCCTCCGCGCGCAGAGCCCCTTCGGCCGGGTCGGGACCCCGGAGGAGATCGCCGCCGCGGTGTTCTGGCTCGCCTCCCCGGAGGCAGCGTGGTCATCGGGAGCCATCCTCGACGCCAACGGCGCGTCCTATCTCCGTCCGTAG
- a CDS encoding RecQ family ATP-dependent DNA helicase codes for MTLTTPTRTEALDVLRALVGRDDADFHDGQFEAIDALVDGHRRALVVQRTGWGKSAVYFVATLLLRRRGAGPTVLVSPLLALMRDQIAAAQRAGVRAVAINSTNAHEWTDVLAQLDRDEVDVLLVSPERLNNPSFRDEQLPQLVARIGLLVVDEAHCISDWGHDFRPDYRRLRDLIARIPAGVPVLATTATANSRVVADVAEQLGVPDESTGSSEVLIIRGALARTSLRLGVLRLPNAPTRLAWLLSHLGELPGSGIIYTLTVAAANDTARLLRDRGYEVRAYTGQTDPDEREESESLLKDNRVKALVATSALGMGFDKPDLGFVIHLGAPSSPVSYYQQVGRAGRATASADVLLLPGVEDRDIWHYFATAAMPDRDRAERVLSALSAAGSPLSTPSLEAMVDIRRTPLELLLKVLDVDGAVARVRGGWIATGRPWTYDEDRYRRIAAERVAEQQHMIEYEETTSCRMEFLQRSLDDDTARPCGRCDNCAGAWFPTAIGDDATEAASAALDRVGVPLEPRRQWPTGADRLGVPVRGRILAEEQADEGRALARLTDLGWGGTLREMFAAGAADSPIPPNVLAACVRVLADWGWAERPVAVVAMPSRSRPQLVDSLARGIADIGRMPMLGALDAVEGGPSGGPGGNSAFRLAGVWERFSAAALAVPTGPVLLVDDLVDSRWTVTVAARELRRAGATGVLPFTLALRG; via the coding sequence ATGACCTTGACGACGCCCACGCGGACAGAGGCACTCGATGTGCTGCGCGCTCTCGTCGGGCGCGACGACGCCGACTTCCACGACGGCCAGTTCGAGGCCATCGATGCCCTCGTCGACGGTCACCGCCGCGCGCTCGTCGTGCAGCGCACCGGGTGGGGGAAGTCGGCGGTCTACTTCGTCGCGACCCTGCTCCTGCGCCGGCGCGGCGCAGGGCCCACCGTGCTGGTCTCACCCCTCCTGGCGCTCATGCGCGACCAGATCGCCGCGGCGCAGCGAGCGGGTGTGCGGGCAGTCGCGATCAATTCGACGAACGCGCACGAGTGGACTGATGTGCTTGCGCAGCTCGACCGTGACGAGGTCGACGTGCTGCTGGTCTCTCCCGAGCGGCTCAACAACCCATCGTTCCGCGACGAGCAATTGCCGCAGCTGGTGGCGAGGATCGGGCTTCTCGTCGTCGACGAGGCACATTGCATCAGCGACTGGGGTCACGACTTCCGCCCCGACTATCGACGACTTCGCGACCTCATCGCGCGCATACCCGCGGGCGTCCCGGTGCTGGCGACGACCGCGACCGCCAACAGCCGCGTCGTGGCGGACGTCGCCGAGCAGCTCGGCGTGCCCGACGAGAGCACCGGCTCATCCGAGGTCCTCATCATCCGCGGGGCCCTCGCTCGCACGTCGCTGCGGCTCGGCGTGCTCCGCCTGCCGAACGCGCCGACCCGACTCGCGTGGCTTCTCAGCCATCTCGGCGAGCTCCCCGGCTCCGGAATCATCTACACGCTCACCGTTGCGGCGGCCAACGACACGGCCCGGCTGCTGCGCGACCGCGGGTACGAGGTGCGTGCGTATACCGGTCAGACCGATCCGGACGAACGCGAAGAGTCCGAGTCGCTCTTGAAGGACAACCGGGTCAAAGCCCTCGTCGCCACCAGCGCTCTGGGCATGGGATTCGACAAACCCGACCTCGGGTTCGTCATCCATCTCGGTGCTCCCTCATCGCCGGTGTCGTACTACCAGCAGGTCGGCCGCGCAGGGCGCGCGACCGCCTCCGCCGATGTGCTCCTCCTTCCCGGCGTCGAAGATCGCGACATCTGGCACTACTTCGCGACCGCGGCGATGCCCGACCGAGACCGGGCCGAGCGCGTGCTCTCGGCCCTTTCGGCCGCGGGAAGCCCGCTGTCGACGCCGTCCCTGGAGGCCATGGTCGACATCCGGCGCACGCCGCTGGAGCTGCTGCTGAAGGTGCTGGATGTCGACGGGGCGGTCGCCCGTGTGCGGGGCGGATGGATCGCGACCGGCCGACCGTGGACGTACGACGAGGACCGCTACCGACGGATCGCTGCGGAACGCGTCGCCGAGCAGCAGCACATGATCGAGTACGAGGAGACCACCTCGTGCCGCATGGAGTTTCTGCAGCGCTCCCTGGACGACGACACCGCGAGGCCGTGCGGACGCTGTGACAACTGCGCCGGAGCGTGGTTTCCCACCGCGATCGGCGACGACGCCACAGAAGCTGCATCCGCCGCCCTCGACCGTGTCGGCGTGCCGCTCGAACCGAGGCGACAGTGGCCGACCGGCGCCGACCGGCTCGGCGTGCCCGTTCGTGGCCGCATCCTCGCTGAGGAGCAGGCCGACGAAGGCAGGGCGCTTGCCCGGCTGACCGACCTCGGATGGGGTGGAACCCTGCGCGAGATGTTCGCGGCGGGCGCCGCGGACAGCCCGATCCCGCCGAACGTGCTCGCCGCCTGCGTCCGAGTGCTGGCCGACTGGGGGTGGGCCGAGCGTCCGGTCGCCGTGGTGGCGATGCCCTCCCGATCGAGGCCGCAGCTCGTGGACTCCCTGGCGCGCGGAATCGCCGACATTGGGCGGATGCCGATGCTGGGAGCCTTGGACGCGGTGGAGGGCGGGCCCAGCGGCGGGCCCGGCGGCAACAGCGCCTTCCGGCTTGCCGGGGTCTGGGAGCGGTTCAGCGCGGCCGCTCTGGCCGTTCCGACCGGTCCCGTGCTGCTCGTCGACGACCTCGTCGACAGCAGGTGGACGGTGACGGTCGCGGCGCGTGAGCTGCGCCGAGCCGGGGCGACCGGGGTCCTCCCGTTCACCCTCGCGCTCCGGGGCTGA
- a CDS encoding fumarylacetoacetate hydrolase family protein: MTSTTGSTTNDRRDTFGRRHRKGLMITGIVAAGLVVGSLGSYGVLRSIPPEFPLVYSETIEPGATEGVRVADPAIALTFARVATAAGPAVLAVTDYSGGEITGIDISAATGTAHTEPITAFNALGYETLHGIATDASQPAVTVEASAVLTAIETHKHHVGTGTNYVEHQEETTIHEPYLFPKMGAITDSNEPLAAGVGGLLDYEVELGLVAMHDITAETGIPEYMGLMLTNDWTDRELLVSQIEPDNLTDAAGFTNAKSQPGFFSTGDLFVIPADWQTFYRELELDLFVNGDLRQRAHPVDMVWDAATLIERTLAIGDRTWDSDGVQTPLTAAPGVISRGTIIQSGTPEGVIYRAPDTRQRVLGFMEYVASFGTNADSIVDSALKVYVRDAHAAGVYLQPGDTIVTRAERLGQIFTDIVAGERSETEDLNWPSVGADAGGLSPGARG, encoded by the coding sequence ATGACCAGCACGACCGGTAGCACGACGAACGACAGGCGCGACACGTTCGGGCGCCGCCACCGCAAAGGCCTCATGATCACCGGCATCGTTGCGGCCGGGCTGGTCGTCGGGAGCCTCGGTTCGTATGGCGTGCTCCGCTCCATCCCGCCGGAGTTCCCCCTCGTCTACTCCGAGACCATCGAGCCGGGCGCGACCGAGGGGGTCAGGGTGGCCGACCCGGCGATCGCGCTCACCTTCGCGCGGGTAGCCACGGCCGCCGGTCCCGCCGTCCTCGCCGTCACCGACTACTCCGGCGGCGAGATCACCGGGATCGATATCAGTGCCGCCACCGGCACCGCTCACACCGAGCCGATCACCGCCTTCAACGCGCTCGGCTACGAGACGCTCCACGGCATCGCGACCGACGCGTCGCAACCCGCGGTCACGGTGGAGGCCTCCGCGGTGCTCACGGCGATCGAGACGCACAAGCACCATGTCGGGACCGGAACCAACTACGTCGAGCATCAGGAGGAGACCACCATCCACGAGCCCTACCTCTTCCCCAAGATGGGGGCGATCACCGATTCGAACGAGCCGCTGGCCGCCGGCGTCGGGGGACTGCTCGACTATGAGGTCGAACTCGGCCTCGTCGCGATGCACGACATCACCGCGGAGACCGGCATCCCCGAGTACATGGGCCTCATGCTCACCAACGACTGGACCGACCGCGAGCTTCTCGTCAGCCAGATCGAGCCTGACAACCTGACCGACGCGGCCGGCTTCACCAACGCGAAGAGCCAGCCCGGCTTCTTCAGCACCGGCGACCTGTTCGTGATCCCCGCCGACTGGCAGACCTTCTACCGGGAGCTCGAGCTGGACCTCTTCGTCAACGGCGACCTGCGCCAGCGCGCCCACCCCGTCGACATGGTCTGGGACGCGGCCACTCTGATCGAGCGGACCCTCGCCATCGGCGACCGCACGTGGGACAGCGACGGCGTGCAGACTCCGCTCACCGCGGCGCCCGGCGTGATCAGCCGGGGCACCATCATCCAGAGCGGGACGCCGGAGGGCGTGATCTATCGCGCCCCCGACACCCGCCAGCGTGTCCTGGGGTTCATGGAATACGTCGCCAGCTTCGGCACCAACGCCGATTCCATCGTCGACTCCGCTTTGAAGGTCTACGTTCGCGACGCCCACGCGGCCGGGGTGTACCTGCAGCCCGGCGACACGATCGTCACGCGCGCGGAGAGACTCGGCCAGATCTTCACGGACATCGTCGCCGGCGAGCGCTCCGAGACCGAAGACCTGAACTGGCCCTCGGTCGGTGCGGACGCGGGAGGCCTCAGCCCCGGAGCGCGAGGGTGA
- a CDS encoding response regulator, which yields MTVRVLIVDDQPMYRAGMSAILGAADGIAVVGEAGDGEEALVRNRVLHPDVVLMDVRMPKMNGIDATRQLTRPAGTANIPRVVMLTTFDIDEYVYAALEAGASGFLLKDADAHELTSAVHIVAGGDSLLSPRVTRRLIEDFVASKPTGLQSTTVFNSLTDREREVFLLIATGRSNAEIGKELFMAEQTAKSHVSRILSKLHLRDRIHAVMLAYDTGLVRPGASG from the coding sequence ATGACCGTCCGGGTGCTCATCGTGGACGACCAGCCGATGTACCGGGCGGGGATGTCCGCCATCCTCGGGGCAGCGGACGGCATCGCCGTCGTCGGCGAGGCGGGGGACGGCGAGGAAGCGCTCGTGCGGAACCGCGTGCTTCATCCCGACGTCGTGCTGATGGACGTGCGCATGCCGAAGATGAACGGAATCGACGCAACCCGTCAGTTGACGCGCCCCGCGGGGACCGCGAACATTCCGCGCGTGGTCATGCTCACGACGTTCGATATCGACGAGTACGTTTACGCGGCGCTTGAGGCCGGCGCCAGCGGCTTCCTGTTGAAGGACGCCGACGCCCACGAGCTCACCTCCGCGGTGCACATCGTCGCGGGAGGCGATTCCCTCCTATCCCCGCGCGTGACCCGCCGACTCATCGAGGACTTCGTCGCGAGCAAGCCGACCGGATTGCAGTCCACGACCGTCTTCAACAGCCTCACCGACCGTGAGCGCGAGGTGTTCCTGCTGATCGCCACCGGGCGGTCGAACGCCGAGATCGGCAAGGAGCTGTTCATGGCGGAACAGACCGCGAAAAGCCATGTCAGCCGCATCCTGTCCAAGCTGCACCTGCGCGACCGTATCCACGCCGTGATGCTCGCCTACGACACCGGGCTCGTCAGGCCCGGTGCGTCCGGCTGA